In Xanthomonas theicola, a single genomic region encodes these proteins:
- a CDS encoding glutamine amidotransferase: MPLRPPVLPAAPLLILETGRPVATMRRYGRFPHWIRVAAGLAECDTVAAAGAALPARDRFAGIIVTGSAAFVTDRADWSERSAAWLREAAHDGTPLLGICYGHQLLAHALGGEVAYNPAGRESGTVHIDLHPPAFEDPLFAGLPGRFPAHATHLQTVLRAPAGATVLARSAQDQCHAFRWGEAAWGVQFHPEFATHHMRGYVHARADCLRSAGRCARTIAREVSAAPLARKLLRRFVQHARGQQTAGGRAKPR; the protein is encoded by the coding sequence ATGCCGTTGCGCCCGCCCGTACTGCCCGCTGCGCCCTTGCTGATCCTCGAAACCGGCCGGCCGGTGGCGACGATGCGGCGCTACGGGCGCTTCCCGCACTGGATCCGGGTCGCCGCCGGGCTCGCCGAATGCGACACGGTGGCCGCCGCCGGCGCCGCGCTGCCTGCACGCGACCGCTTTGCCGGGATCATCGTCACCGGCTCGGCCGCCTTCGTCACCGACCGCGCAGACTGGAGCGAGCGCTCGGCCGCCTGGCTGCGCGAGGCGGCCCACGACGGCACCCCGCTGCTGGGCATCTGCTACGGCCACCAGCTGCTGGCGCATGCGCTGGGCGGGGAAGTCGCCTACAACCCGGCCGGGCGCGAATCGGGCACCGTGCACATCGACCTGCACCCGCCGGCGTTCGAGGACCCGCTGTTCGCCGGCCTGCCCGGGCGCTTCCCGGCCCACGCCACCCACCTGCAGACGGTGCTGCGCGCGCCGGCCGGCGCCACCGTGCTGGCACGCTCGGCGCAGGACCAGTGCCATGCCTTCCGCTGGGGCGAGGCGGCCTGGGGCGTGCAGTTCCATCCGGAGTTCGCCACCCACCACATGCGCGGCTACGTGCATGCCCGCGCCGACTGTCTACGCAGCGCCGGGCGCTGCGCCCGTACCATCGCCCGCGAGGTCAGCGCCGCGCCGCTGGCGCGCAAGCTGCTGCGGCGCTTCGTTCAGCACGCGCGCGGCCAGCAAACCGCCGGTGGCCGGGCAAAACCGCGATAA
- a CDS encoding BPSS1780 family membrane protein, translated as MIEIRKLPASAGAEWLLTGISLLRRAPLALGLLGVIWGLAALLALLVGALNPTLGLLAQLLLGLAGPLLFGGLVWAVREVDQGRAARPAHLLQGLHDGRARSLLAALLPQVLVGLALGALALLVVGQTGWEQLGTVMNKLNALGQSKTPPDSAQVEQLVATLPALRILLWLLLVLVGFVAVTLTLFVLAPQVMFDGRNGLAAMRNSLRACLHNAPAMLVFFVLAFIAMFALYFALAVVVLLVQAIAGPTIAALVAQLLLMALAMPTLAGAVYAAWKRMFVHSGDAASAAAPPNVFAA; from the coding sequence ATGATCGAGATTCGCAAGCTGCCGGCCTCGGCCGGCGCGGAATGGCTGTTGACCGGGATTTCGCTGCTGCGCCGCGCGCCGCTGGCGCTGGGCCTGCTGGGCGTGATCTGGGGCCTGGCGGCGCTGCTGGCGCTGCTGGTGGGCGCGCTGAACCCGACCCTGGGCCTGCTGGCGCAATTGCTGCTGGGCCTGGCCGGGCCGCTGCTGTTCGGCGGGCTGGTGTGGGCGGTGCGCGAGGTCGACCAGGGCCGCGCCGCGCGGCCGGCGCACCTGCTGCAGGGCCTGCACGATGGCCGCGCGCGGAGTTTGCTGGCGGCGCTGCTGCCGCAGGTGCTGGTCGGCCTGGCGCTGGGCGCCCTGGCCCTGCTGGTGGTCGGCCAGACCGGGTGGGAGCAGCTGGGTACGGTGATGAACAAACTCAACGCACTCGGCCAGTCCAAGACGCCGCCGGATTCGGCGCAGGTCGAGCAGCTGGTGGCCACGCTGCCGGCGCTGCGCATCCTGCTGTGGTTGCTGCTGGTGTTGGTCGGCTTCGTGGCGGTGACGCTGACCCTGTTCGTGCTCGCCCCGCAGGTGATGTTCGACGGCCGCAACGGCCTGGCGGCGATGCGCAACAGCCTGCGTGCCTGCCTGCACAACGCACCGGCGATGCTGGTGTTCTTCGTGCTGGCCTTCATCGCCATGTTCGCGCTGTACTTCGCGCTGGCGGTGGTGGTCCTGCTGGTGCAGGCGATCGCCGGGCCGACCATCGCCGCGTTGGTCGCGCAGTTGCTGCTGATGGCGCTGGCGATGCCGACCCTGGCCGGCGCGGTGTATGCGGCCTGGAAGCGGATGTTCGTGCATTCCGGCGATGCGGCGTCTGCGGCGGCGCCGCCGAACGTGTTCGCGGCGTGA
- a CDS encoding murein hydrolase activator EnvC family protein yields the protein MRPASPAAAGRRPRGRRRVAPRLLAATALLLAAALAAAQNPRDAAHRLEKVRSELKNVAEERRQLEGKRGDAARQLRDADEKVAATGRSLAQTQQALRQQQQTLAELQRKCDTLRGGLLRQRAELAQLLRAAYAIGSNAPLKLLLAQDRVADANRLLAYHRYLQRERAQRIAALTHALQALEQVQRDVVMQQQQLSAAQRKQQEQALALARDRKQRASLVSELDQRYQDRSEREKALGQDAKALETLLANLRAAAARAEAERRAAAKRAAAEQAAQAKAAAKNPTRGGSKAPPKVVALAPALKVGGLGWPLSGDLLARYGGKLPDGRTSSGVLIAAPAGSTITAVADGTVVFSDWMTGYGMILILDHGNGYMSLYAHNDALLRDPGERVKRGDAVAKVGNSGGQGRPALYFELRRNGQPVDPAAWLQRR from the coding sequence TTGCGTCCCGCGTCACCCGCCGCGGCGGGACGGCGCCCGCGCGGACGCCGGCGCGTCGCGCCGCGGCTACTGGCGGCGACGGCGTTGCTGCTGGCCGCGGCGCTGGCGGCGGCGCAGAACCCGCGCGACGCCGCGCACCGCCTGGAGAAGGTGCGCAGCGAGCTGAAGAACGTGGCCGAGGAGCGGCGCCAGCTCGAAGGCAAGCGCGGCGACGCCGCGCGCCAGTTGCGCGACGCCGACGAGAAAGTAGCCGCCACCGGACGCAGCCTGGCGCAGACCCAGCAGGCGCTGCGCCAGCAGCAGCAGACCCTGGCCGAACTGCAGCGCAAGTGCGACACGCTGCGCGGTGGTCTGCTGCGGCAGCGTGCCGAACTGGCGCAGTTGCTGCGCGCGGCGTATGCGATCGGTAGCAATGCACCGCTGAAGTTGCTGTTGGCGCAGGACCGGGTGGCCGACGCCAACCGGCTGCTGGCCTACCACCGCTACCTGCAGCGCGAGCGCGCGCAACGGATCGCCGCGCTGACCCATGCGCTGCAGGCGCTGGAACAGGTGCAGCGCGACGTGGTGATGCAGCAGCAGCAGCTGAGCGCGGCGCAGCGCAAGCAGCAGGAACAGGCGCTGGCACTGGCGCGCGACCGCAAGCAGCGCGCCAGCCTGGTTTCGGAACTGGACCAGCGCTACCAGGACCGCAGTGAACGCGAGAAGGCGCTGGGCCAGGACGCCAAGGCGCTGGAGACGCTGCTGGCCAATCTGCGCGCGGCCGCCGCGCGGGCCGAGGCCGAGCGCCGTGCGGCGGCCAAGCGCGCCGCCGCGGAGCAGGCCGCGCAGGCCAAGGCCGCGGCGAAGAATCCGACGCGCGGCGGCAGCAAGGCGCCGCCCAAGGTGGTGGCCTTGGCGCCGGCGCTGAAGGTCGGCGGCCTGGGCTGGCCGTTGTCCGGCGACCTGCTCGCGCGCTATGGCGGCAAGCTGCCCGATGGCCGTACCAGCAGCGGGGTGCTGATCGCCGCGCCGGCCGGCAGCACGATCACGGCGGTGGCCGACGGCACGGTGGTGTTCTCCGACTGGATGACCGGTTACGGCATGATCCTGATCCTGGACCACGGCAACGGCTACATGAGCCTGTACGCCCACAACGATGCGCTGTTGCGCGATCCCGGCGAGCGGGTCAAGCGCGGCGATGCGGTGGCCAAGGTCGGCAATTCCGGCGGCCAGGGACGCCCGGCGCTGTATTTCGAATTGCGCCGCAACGGCCAGCCGGTGGATCCGGCAGCGTGGCTGCAGCGGCGCTGA
- a CDS encoding M28 family metallopeptidase has protein sequence MSRKLVLCLVAAAALTACKREAPAPAADTAPATASAPPAVHAFSAGITPADFGELVKTLSSDAFEGRGPGTVGEDKTVAYIRDQMRRIGLQPGNGDSWFQDVAMTETTADPGTTLKLEHNGKPRELKFGTDMVIGTRSGQAEVKIDASDMVFVGYGVDAPEQKWDDYAGQDWKGKTVVMFVNDPGFHSEDGTLFEGKRMTYYGRWTYKFEEAARKGAAAALIVHDAAGASYGWDVVKHSWSGAQYDLPAKDDPEPRIPAQGWITADAAGQLFADAGLDLAQAYKDAGKRGFKPVPLKTKLSVDLKSTISAKTSRNVVGVLPGRRRADEAVLYMAHWDHLGKHEGEPGDNIYNGAVDNATGVAGILEIADAFAHQQPRPERSVVFLAVTLEESGLLGSKYYVAHPTFPLNKIAGVINLDAMAVAGRAKDLVVNGFGSSELEDLLKPIAAAQGRVLHAESSPQSGLYFRSDHFNFAKAGVPALYIDGGEDLVDGGIDAGKRASADYSKHRYHTPADQYDPATWKLDGVMDDLQAVYGVGKELAAGDAWPNWYPDNPFKAARDGMMGGAEPATTAPGK, from the coding sequence ATGTCCCGCAAGCTCGTGCTGTGCCTGGTTGCGGCCGCCGCACTGACCGCGTGCAAGCGCGAAGCACCGGCGCCGGCTGCCGATACCGCCCCGGCGACCGCCTCGGCGCCCCCCGCGGTCCACGCATTTTCCGCAGGCATCACCCCGGCCGACTTCGGCGAGCTGGTCAAGACCCTGTCCTCGGACGCGTTCGAAGGCCGCGGTCCCGGCACCGTCGGCGAGGACAAGACCGTCGCCTACATCCGCGACCAGATGCGGCGCATCGGCCTGCAGCCGGGCAACGGCGACAGCTGGTTCCAGGATGTGGCGATGACCGAGACCACGGCCGACCCGGGCACCACGCTGAAGCTGGAACACAACGGCAAGCCGCGCGAACTGAAGTTCGGCACCGACATGGTGATCGGCACGCGCAGCGGACAGGCCGAGGTCAAGATCGATGCCAGCGACATGGTGTTCGTCGGCTATGGCGTGGACGCGCCGGAACAGAAGTGGGACGACTACGCGGGCCAGGACTGGAAGGGCAAGACGGTGGTGATGTTCGTCAACGACCCCGGCTTCCACAGCGAGGACGGCACGCTGTTCGAAGGCAAGCGCATGACCTATTACGGACGCTGGACCTACAAGTTCGAGGAAGCCGCGCGCAAGGGCGCTGCCGCCGCACTGATCGTGCACGACGCTGCCGGCGCCAGCTACGGCTGGGACGTGGTGAAGCATTCCTGGTCCGGCGCGCAGTACGACCTGCCGGCCAAGGACGATCCCGAGCCACGCATCCCGGCGCAGGGCTGGATCACCGCCGACGCCGCCGGGCAACTGTTCGCCGACGCCGGGCTGGATCTGGCGCAGGCCTACAAGGACGCCGGCAAGCGCGGCTTCAAGCCGGTACCGCTGAAGACCAAGCTGTCGGTGGACCTGAAGAGCACGATCTCCGCGAAGACGTCCCGCAACGTGGTCGGCGTGCTGCCCGGCCGCCGCCGCGCCGACGAGGCGGTGCTTTACATGGCGCACTGGGATCACCTCGGCAAGCATGAAGGCGAACCCGGCGACAACATCTACAACGGTGCGGTCGACAACGCGACCGGCGTCGCCGGCATCCTTGAGATCGCCGATGCCTTCGCGCACCAGCAGCCCAGGCCGGAGCGCTCGGTGGTGTTCCTGGCCGTGACATTGGAAGAATCGGGCCTGCTCGGTTCCAAGTACTACGTCGCCCATCCGACCTTTCCGCTGAACAAGATCGCCGGCGTCATCAATCTCGACGCCATGGCGGTCGCCGGCCGCGCCAAGGACCTGGTGGTCAACGGCTTCGGCAGTTCCGAACTGGAGGACCTGCTCAAGCCGATCGCCGCCGCGCAGGGCCGCGTGTTGCATGCCGAGTCGTCGCCGCAGAGCGGCCTCTACTTCCGTTCCGACCACTTCAACTTCGCCAAGGCCGGGGTGCCGGCGCTGTACATCGATGGCGGCGAAGATCTGGTCGATGGCGGCATCGATGCCGGCAAGCGCGCCTCCGCGGACTACAGCAAGCACCGCTACCACACGCCCGCCGATCAGTACGATCCGGCCACCTGGAAGCTCGATGGGGTGATGGACGACCTGCAGGCCGTGTACGGGGTCGGCAAGGAACTGGCGGCAGGCGACGCCTGGCCGAACTGGTATCCGGACAACCCGTTCAAGGCGGCACGCGACGGCATGATGGGCGGCGCCGAGCCGGCGACGACGGCGCCGGGCAAATGA
- a CDS encoding type II toxin-antitoxin system RelE/ParE family toxin codes for MSSASNRVEVRVPPRAERLDPWIAACVSALLHLLMLLLLLLASKPSLTAPQGATSGGRVKVDFVGQTRQPVRPVKAPPSPPPPQKPEPARTRPAASRVQSTLVEHAKDPAPPQADDAPDTTAQRRPPRQRPTPPPVEPPPTLDEATQSQAQTPAASPPPTQRHPETWTGRPPGMLEEDTADGSARGTSIDRGRRNDPQAAQASLEVGGYQVWYGLRSATQLRAWMDQGMKELSIPLPGTQYYMVCPAQVALDRGSGKCRLVAPDSPELKAIGDAREVIDMIQVYRRGELVWSGPGPYR; via the coding sequence ATGAGTAGCGCGTCGAACCGCGTGGAGGTCCGGGTTCCCCCGCGCGCCGAACGCCTGGACCCGTGGATCGCGGCGTGCGTCAGCGCGCTGCTGCACCTGCTGATGCTGCTGCTCCTGCTGCTGGCCTCCAAGCCCAGCCTGACCGCGCCGCAGGGCGCGACCAGCGGCGGCCGGGTGAAAGTGGATTTCGTCGGCCAGACACGCCAGCCCGTGCGCCCGGTGAAGGCGCCGCCCAGCCCGCCGCCGCCGCAGAAACCCGAGCCTGCCCGCACGCGCCCCGCCGCCTCGCGCGTGCAGTCCACGCTGGTCGAGCACGCCAAGGACCCGGCGCCGCCGCAGGCCGACGACGCCCCCGACACCACGGCGCAGCGGCGCCCGCCGCGGCAGCGCCCGACCCCACCGCCGGTCGAGCCGCCGCCCACCCTGGACGAGGCCACCCAGAGCCAGGCGCAGACGCCGGCCGCCAGTCCGCCGCCGACCCAGCGCCACCCCGAGACCTGGACCGGGCGGCCGCCGGGCATGCTCGAGGAGGACACCGCCGACGGCTCGGCCCGCGGCACGTCCATCGACCGCGGCCGCCGCAACGACCCGCAGGCCGCCCAGGCCAGCCTGGAAGTGGGCGGCTACCAGGTCTGGTACGGCCTGCGCAGCGCCACCCAGCTGCGCGCCTGGATGGACCAGGGCATGAAGGAACTCTCGATCCCACTGCCGGGCACCCAGTACTACATGGTCTGCCCGGCCCAGGTCGCGCTGGACCGCGGTTCCGGTAAATGCCGGCTGGTCGCCCCCGACTCGCCGGAACTGAAGGCCATCGGCGACGCCCGCGAGGTCATCGACATGATCCAGGTCTACCGCCGCGGCGAGTTAGTGTGGAGCGGGCCAGGCCCGTACCGGTGA
- a CDS encoding GspE/PulE family protein — MDSRPAALPSTLPAPGVVSLPPGRLSFERVAAALLADGLVAPAERGRVQFSAQTARTVSDVHPLVLLSNLKLPATHPPGSELGLERLTEWLAQRCGLRYLRIDPTRVDVAAVTAVVSHAYARRHRILPLALEPERLLVATSEPLALDWLADLQHLARRRIEIALVNPLDLHRYTMEFFGVTRSVRGARDGRSEQSSGLPSFEQLVELGRGGDVNADDHHIVHIVDWLLQYAYEQRASDIHLEPRREAGRMRFRIDGVLHKVLEVPPAVMTAIVSRIKVLGRMDLAERRRPQDGRIKTRSPGGRETEMRLSTMPTAFGEKCVMRIFDPDAAFKSVDQLGFSAQEAAGWAALVERPHGIVLVTGPTGSGKTTTLYSTLKRLATPEVNVCSVEDPIEMIAPEFNQMQVQTNIDLDFASGVRTLLRQDPDIIMIGEIRDLETAQMAVQASLTGHLVLSTLHTNDAPSAITRLLDLGVPHYLVASTLNGVLAQRLVRTLCGHCKRPHTLDAVEWDALREPGEALPDAVQVHAPVGCLECRRTGYLGRVGLYELLPVTPRLRALIRADMDLAGFGRAAQAEGVRSLRRAGLEKVAAGLTTIEEVLSVLPPRE; from the coding sequence ATGGATTCGCGACCTGCCGCGCTGCCGTCGACGCTGCCTGCACCCGGCGTCGTGTCGCTGCCGCCGGGGCGGCTGAGCTTCGAGCGGGTCGCCGCGGCGCTGCTCGCCGACGGTCTGGTGGCGCCGGCCGAGCGCGGCCGCGTGCAGTTCTCGGCGCAGACCGCGCGCACCGTCAGCGACGTGCATCCGCTGGTGCTGCTGTCCAACCTGAAGCTGCCCGCAACCCATCCGCCGGGCAGCGAGCTGGGCCTGGAACGGCTGACCGAATGGCTGGCGCAGCGTTGCGGCCTGCGCTACCTGCGCATCGATCCGACCCGGGTCGACGTGGCCGCGGTGACCGCCGTGGTCTCGCACGCCTACGCCCGCCGCCACCGCATCCTGCCGCTGGCGCTGGAGCCCGAGCGCCTGCTGGTGGCGACCAGCGAGCCGCTGGCGCTGGACTGGCTGGCCGACCTGCAGCACCTGGCGCGGCGCCGGATCGAGATCGCGCTGGTCAACCCGCTGGACCTGCACCGCTACACCATGGAGTTCTTCGGCGTGACCCGCTCGGTGCGCGGGGCCAGGGACGGGCGCAGCGAGCAGAGCAGCGGCCTGCCCAGCTTCGAGCAACTGGTGGAACTGGGCCGCGGCGGCGATGTCAACGCCGACGACCACCACATCGTGCACATCGTCGACTGGCTGCTGCAGTACGCCTACGAGCAGCGCGCCAGCGACATCCACCTGGAGCCGCGGCGCGAGGCCGGGCGCATGCGCTTCCGCATCGACGGCGTGCTGCACAAGGTGCTGGAGGTGCCGCCGGCGGTGATGACCGCCATCGTCAGCCGGATCAAGGTGCTCGGGCGCATGGACCTGGCCGAGCGCCGGCGCCCGCAGGACGGGCGCATCAAGACCCGCTCGCCGGGCGGGCGCGAGACCGAGATGCGCCTGTCCACGATGCCCACCGCGTTCGGCGAGAAATGCGTGATGCGCATCTTCGACCCGGATGCGGCGTTCAAGAGCGTGGACCAGCTCGGCTTCAGCGCGCAGGAGGCGGCCGGCTGGGCGGCGCTGGTCGAACGCCCGCACGGCATCGTGCTGGTCACCGGCCCGACCGGCTCGGGCAAGACCACCACGCTGTATTCCACGCTCAAGCGCCTGGCCACCCCCGAGGTGAACGTGTGCAGCGTCGAGGACCCGATCGAGATGATCGCGCCGGAGTTCAACCAGATGCAGGTGCAGACCAACATCGACCTGGACTTCGCCAGCGGCGTGCGCACCCTGCTGCGGCAGGACCCGGACATCATCATGATCGGCGAGATCCGCGACCTGGAGACTGCACAGATGGCGGTGCAGGCCTCGCTGACCGGGCACCTGGTGCTGTCCACCCTGCATACCAACGACGCGCCCTCGGCGATCACCCGCCTGCTCGACCTGGGCGTGCCGCACTACCTGGTCGCCTCCACCCTCAACGGCGTGCTGGCGCAACGCCTGGTGCGCACCCTGTGCGGCCATTGCAAGCGCCCGCACACGCTGGACGCGGTCGAATGGGACGCGCTGCGCGAGCCGGGCGAGGCGCTGCCGGACGCGGTGCAGGTCCACGCCCCGGTCGGTTGCCTGGAATGCCGCCGCACCGGCTACCTGGGCCGGGTCGGCCTGTACGAACTGCTGCCGGTGACGCCGCGCCTGCGCGCGCTGATCCGCGCCGACATGGACCTGGCCGGCTTCGGCCGCGCGGCGCAGGCCGAAGGCGTGCGCAGCCTGCGCCGCGCCGGGCTGGAAAAAGTCGCCGCCGGCCTGACCACCATCGAGGAAGTGCTGTCGGTGCTGCCGCCGCGCGAGTGA
- the glyQ gene encoding glycine--tRNA ligase subunit alpha, which yields MPVSRSVPITFQGLIQTLNQFWAQHGCVLIQPLDLEVGAGTFHPATFLRALGPEPWNAAYVQPCRRPTDGRYGENPNRLQRYYQYQVAMKPNPDNIQQLYLDSLQALGIDPLVHDLRFVEDNWESPTLGAWGLGWEVWLNGMEVTQFTYFQQAGGLECKPVLGEITYGLERLCMYLQHCDNIYELVWTYGPDGTPVTYGDVYHQNEVEQSAYNFEHANVAELFHRFDACEREAQALVEVGLPLPAYEQVAKASHAFNLLDARRAISVTERQRYILRVRALAQAVATAYHAQRDKLGFPGVKR from the coding sequence ATGCCCGTCTCCCGGTCCGTTCCGATCACGTTCCAGGGCCTGATCCAGACCCTCAACCAGTTCTGGGCGCAGCACGGCTGCGTGCTGATCCAACCGCTGGACCTGGAAGTGGGCGCCGGCACCTTCCACCCGGCCACGTTCCTGCGCGCGCTCGGGCCCGAGCCGTGGAACGCGGCCTACGTGCAGCCCTGCCGCCGGCCCACCGACGGCCGCTATGGCGAGAATCCGAACCGCCTGCAGCGCTACTACCAGTACCAGGTGGCGATGAAACCGAACCCGGACAACATCCAGCAGCTGTACCTGGATTCGCTGCAGGCGCTGGGCATCGACCCGCTGGTGCACGACCTGCGCTTCGTCGAGGACAACTGGGAATCGCCCACGCTCGGCGCCTGGGGCCTGGGCTGGGAGGTGTGGCTCAACGGCATGGAGGTCACCCAGTTCACCTACTTCCAGCAGGCCGGCGGCCTGGAGTGCAAGCCGGTGCTGGGCGAGATCACCTACGGCCTGGAGCGGCTGTGCATGTACCTGCAGCACTGCGACAACATCTACGAGCTGGTGTGGACCTACGGCCCGGACGGCACGCCGGTGACCTACGGCGACGTCTACCACCAGAACGAGGTGGAGCAGAGCGCGTACAACTTCGAGCATGCGAACGTGGCCGAGCTGTTCCACCGCTTCGACGCCTGCGAGCGCGAGGCGCAGGCACTGGTCGAGGTCGGTCTGCCGCTGCCGGCCTACGAACAGGTCGCCAAGGCCAGCCACGCCTTCAACCTGCTCGACGCGCGCCGCGCGATCTCGGTGACCGAGCGCCAGCGCTACATCCTGCGCGTGCGCGCGCTGGCGCAGGCGGTGGCCACGGCCTACCACGCACAACGCGACAAGCTGGGCTTCCCCGGCGTGAAGCGCTGA
- the glyS gene encoding glycine--tRNA ligase subunit beta — MRMHPLLIELGTEELPVKALPGLAQALFDGVVAGLDKRGIAVERGDAKPLSTPRRLAVLLPGVAAEQPAQRSEVLGPYLNIALDADGQPTKALAGFAAKAGIDWTALQRTRDAKGERFVHRAVSTGARTEALLPEILREAIAAMPIPKPMRWGDHDYGFARPVHWLVLLFGGEVVPVQLFGVQAGRDSRGHRFLHDAPVALAQPGDYVAALQAAQVLVDPDARRARIVAEVEQAARQAGGSARVAEDNLEQVVNLVEWPSAVLCHFEPAFLAVPQEALIQTMESNQKFFPVLDDGGKLTEHFIGIANIVSRDVAEVAKGYERVIRPRFADAKFFFDEDLKQGLEAMGAGLASVTYQTRLGSIADKVRRVAALAESIAPLVGVDAAQARRAAELSKNDLQSRMVNEFPELQGIAGRHYAKAAGESGEIALAIDEAYRPRLAGDDIALSPLGKVLAIAERLDTLAGGFAAGLKPTGNKDPFALRRNALGLARTVIESGFSLDLHALLQAAFEAVDKSMLDALERNASSKGGVQAVGAAKVSPDPRPAEVFDFILDRLRGYYADKGVPATHFNAVAALFSVGAEAPPTESTATSAGAAPTAITAHGSLYDFDRRIDAIGLFTTLPEAGALAAANKRIRNILRKAEGAIPAQIDATLLREPAERALADAVEAAIAETDGALRQHDYVTVLDFLARLRPQVDAFFDGVMVNVDDPALRGNRLALLKRLGDRLGSVAAIEHLSS, encoded by the coding sequence ATGCGCATGCATCCCCTGCTGATCGAACTGGGCACCGAGGAACTGCCGGTCAAGGCACTGCCGGGCCTGGCGCAGGCCTTGTTCGACGGCGTGGTCGCCGGGCTGGACAAGCGCGGCATCGCGGTCGAACGCGGCGACGCCAAGCCGCTGTCCACCCCGCGGCGGCTGGCGGTGTTGCTGCCGGGCGTGGCCGCCGAGCAGCCGGCGCAGCGTTCGGAAGTGCTCGGCCCCTATCTCAACATCGCCCTGGACGCCGACGGCCAGCCGACCAAGGCGCTGGCCGGTTTCGCCGCCAAGGCCGGGATCGATTGGACCGCGCTGCAACGCACCCGCGACGCCAAGGGCGAGCGCTTCGTGCATCGCGCGGTGAGCACCGGCGCGCGCACCGAGGCGCTGCTGCCGGAGATCCTGCGCGAGGCGATCGCGGCGATGCCGATCCCCAAGCCGATGCGCTGGGGCGACCACGACTACGGCTTCGCGCGGCCGGTGCACTGGCTGGTGCTGCTGTTCGGCGGCGAGGTGGTGCCGGTGCAGCTGTTCGGCGTGCAGGCCGGCCGCGACAGCCGCGGCCACCGCTTCCTGCACGACGCGCCCGTCGCGCTGGCGCAGCCGGGCGACTACGTGGCCGCGCTGCAGGCGGCGCAGGTGCTGGTCGACCCGGACGCGCGCCGCGCGCGCATCGTCGCCGAGGTCGAGCAGGCCGCGCGCCAGGCCGGCGGCAGCGCGCGCGTCGCCGAGGACAACCTGGAGCAGGTGGTGAACCTGGTCGAATGGCCGTCGGCGGTGCTGTGCCATTTCGAGCCGGCGTTCCTGGCGGTGCCGCAGGAAGCGCTGATCCAAACCATGGAGAGCAACCAGAAGTTCTTCCCGGTGCTCGACGACGGCGGCAAGCTGACCGAGCACTTCATCGGCATCGCCAACATCGTCTCGCGCGACGTGGCCGAAGTGGCCAAGGGCTACGAGCGGGTGATCCGGCCGCGCTTCGCCGACGCCAAGTTCTTCTTCGACGAGGACCTCAAGCAAGGTCTTGAGGCGATGGGCGCGGGCCTGGCCAGCGTCACCTACCAGACCAGGCTCGGCAGCATCGCCGACAAGGTGCGGCGCGTGGCCGCGCTGGCCGAGTCGATCGCGCCGTTGGTCGGCGTGGACGCGGCGCAGGCGCGGCGCGCGGCCGAGCTGAGCAAGAACGACCTGCAATCGCGCATGGTCAACGAGTTCCCCGAACTGCAGGGCATCGCCGGGCGCCACTACGCCAAGGCCGCCGGCGAGTCGGGCGAGATCGCGCTGGCGATCGACGAGGCCTACCGGCCGCGCTTGGCCGGCGACGACATCGCGCTGTCACCGCTGGGCAAGGTGCTGGCCATCGCCGAGCGCCTGGACACCCTGGCCGGCGGCTTCGCCGCGGGCCTGAAGCCGACCGGCAACAAGGATCCGTTCGCGCTGCGGCGCAATGCGCTGGGGTTGGCGCGGACGGTGATCGAGAGTGGGTTCTCGCTGGATCTGCATGCGCTTCTTCAGGCAGCTTTCGAAGCAGTGGACAAAAGCATGCTTGACGCGTTGGAAAGGAACGCATCCAGCAAAGGCGGCGTCCAGGCTGTCGGCGCGGCCAAAGTTTCGCCTGATCCCAGGCCCGCGGAAGTTTTCGACTTCATTCTCGACCGCCTACGCGGCTACTACGCCGACAAGGGCGTGCCGGCGACGCATTTCAATGCGGTGGCCGCGCTGTTCTCGGTGGGGGCTGAAGCACCTCCTACAGAAAGCACCGCGACTTCTGCAGGGGCGGCTCCAACCGCGATCACTGCGCACGGATCGCTGTACGACTTCGACCGCCGCATCGACGCGATCGGCCTCTTCACCACGCTGCCGGAGGCCGGGGCGCTGGCCGCGGCCAACAAGCGCATCCGCAACATCCTGCGCAAAGCCGAGGGCGCGATCCCGGCGCAGATCGACGCCACGCTGCTGCGCGAGCCGGCCGAACGCGCGCTGGCCGACGCGGTGGAAGCGGCGATCGCGGAAACCGACGGCGCGCTGCGCCAGCACGACTACGTCACCGTGCTGGACTTCCTGGCGCGGCTGCGGCCGCAGGTGGACGCGTTCTTCGACGGGGTGATGGTCAACGTCGACGACCCGGCGCTCCGCGGCAACCGCCTGGCCCTGCTCAAGCGCCTGGGCGACCGCCTCGGCAGCGTCGCGGCGATCGAGCACCTGTCCTCGTAA
- a CDS encoding YgaP family membrane protein, translating into MACTGVLLRSADCGNGGGSQPLERQRQVQIAAGTLAVLGTVLGAGVSPWFLLLSGFVGAGLVFAGVTGFCGLAHVLMRMPWNYPGSGV; encoded by the coding sequence ATGGCCTGCACAGGCGTTTTGCTGCGCAGCGCCGACTGCGGCAACGGGGGTGGGTCGCAGCCTCTGGAACGGCAACGTCAGGTTCAGATCGCCGCAGGCACGTTGGCGGTGCTCGGTACCGTGCTGGGTGCAGGTGTCTCGCCGTGGTTTCTCTTGCTTTCGGGCTTCGTGGGAGCAGGCCTCGTATTCGCCGGCGTTACAGGCTTCTGCGGCTTGGCCCACGTGCTGATGCGCATGCCCTGGAACTACCCGGGATCGGGTGTCTGA